A genome region from Streptomyces pratensis includes the following:
- a CDS encoding SCO1860 family LAETG-anchored protein, with protein MNSNTFRSAALAIAAAPVALLVAVPAQAATATTPATPAGGHGKASAVVLRAGLDVSLLNKSVQVPLRATLNEVHAPASAEKTALSVELDGVEKGRAVHVLKADVATANATVDRHRAEGRSNLAEARVHVPGLPMLSLIEVQEVTSEAVCEVGHKPVAESNVLGHVTVLGKRIRLTSGGTTEVEVPGVGDVTLDLSKTATTTRTAAATALRLRVSLNPLKLNVAEVEGEVTLAEATCETPKGGGSGSGGSENGGSGSGGSENGGASTGGDTGSGDSNGTGDSNGTGGKEKPVDVKPQTGSDPVEASGAGDLAETGSSSSTPYIAGAAAVLLAAGAGATVIARRRARG; from the coding sequence TTGAACAGCAACACCTTCCGTTCGGCCGCCCTGGCGATCGCCGCCGCTCCCGTCGCCCTGCTCGTCGCCGTCCCCGCGCAGGCAGCCACCGCGACGACTCCGGCCACTCCGGCAGGCGGCCACGGAAAGGCGAGCGCTGTCGTGCTCCGCGCCGGGCTCGACGTCTCGCTCCTGAACAAGTCGGTCCAGGTGCCGCTCAGGGCCACGCTCAACGAGGTGCACGCTCCGGCGAGCGCGGAGAAGACCGCGCTCAGTGTGGAGCTCGACGGCGTCGAGAAGGGCCGCGCCGTCCACGTCCTGAAGGCCGACGTGGCCACGGCGAACGCCACGGTGGACCGGCACAGGGCAGAGGGCCGCTCCAACCTCGCCGAGGCCAGGGTGCACGTGCCGGGGCTGCCGATGCTCTCGCTGATCGAGGTCCAGGAGGTCACCTCCGAGGCGGTGTGCGAGGTGGGCCACAAGCCGGTCGCGGAGTCGAATGTGCTGGGCCATGTGACGGTGCTCGGCAAGAGGATCCGGCTCACCTCGGGCGGCACGACGGAGGTCGAGGTGCCGGGCGTGGGTGACGTGACGCTCGACCTGTCGAAGACCGCGACGACCACGCGGACGGCGGCCGCGACGGCGTTGCGGCTGCGGGTGTCCTTGAACCCGCTCAAGCTGAACGTCGCCGAGGTGGAGGGCGAGGTCACGCTGGCCGAAGCGACGTGCGAGACGCCCAAGGGCGGCGGTTCGGGCAGTGGCGGGTCCGAGAACGGCGGTTCGGGCAGCGGCGGTTCGGAGAACGGCGGCGCATCCACCGGCGGCGACACCGGTTCCGGCGACTCGAACGGCACCGGCGACTCGAACGGCACCGGCGGCAAGGAGAAGCCCGTCGACGTGAAGCCGCAGACCGGATCCGACCCGGTCGAGGCCTCCGGCGCAGGAGACCTCGCCGAGACCGGATCCAGCTCCTCGACCCCGTACATCGCGGGTGCCGCGGCAGTCCTGCTGGCGGCCGGCGCCGGCGCCACGGTCATCGCCCGCAGGCGGGCCCGGGGCTGA
- the cobC gene encoding Rv2231c family pyridoxal phosphate-dependent protein CobC, with translation MTRAALVVGVGARRGVPAEEVLGLIRRTLQEARLTAGDVVALATLDSRADEPGIAGAAARLGVPVRSYTAGALAEVPVPHPSEAPRAAVATGSVAEAAALMDGGELLVPKRRSRSATCAVARRGEADGTTASTNGAEPFTMAAMLPPTKHSENAGPDLRHHGDAEVRGLDLTDLAVNVRTGTPPDWLRQRIAASLGSLAAYPDGRPARTAVAGRHGLPEERVLLTAGAAEAFVLIARALPARRPVVVHPQFTEPEAALRAAGREVGRVVLRPEDGFRLDPAAVPEDADLVVVGNPTNPTSVLHPAGVLEQLARPGRTLVVDEAFMDAVPGEREALCARQDVPGLVVLRSLTKTWGLAGLRIGYVLAEPATVALLQEAQPLWPVSSPALAAAEACMEPRALVEAADAADRVTVDRAHLLAGLAEFSEVQVVEPAAGPFVLLRLQRADEVRELLRSRGFAARRGDTFPGLGREWLRIAVRDRVTTNRFLQALDLALQGLPRRAVG, from the coding sequence ATGACCCGAGCCGCGCTCGTCGTCGGTGTCGGTGCCCGTCGCGGCGTCCCCGCCGAGGAGGTGCTGGGGCTGATCCGCAGGACGCTCCAGGAGGCCCGGCTGACGGCCGGTGACGTGGTTGCCCTGGCGACGCTGGACTCCAGGGCGGACGAGCCCGGGATCGCCGGTGCCGCCGCGCGCCTGGGGGTGCCCGTGCGGTCGTACACGGCCGGCGCGCTGGCGGAGGTCCCTGTGCCCCATCCGTCCGAGGCGCCCCGTGCGGCTGTGGCCACCGGGTCGGTCGCGGAGGCTGCGGCTCTCATGGACGGCGGTGAACTGCTGGTTCCGAAGCGGAGATCGCGGTCGGCGACCTGCGCGGTGGCCCGCCGGGGGGAGGCCGACGGCACCACGGCATCGACGAATGGCGCCGAGCCGTTCACCATGGCTGCCATGCTGCCCCCCACGAAGCACAGCGAGAACGCCGGACCCGATCTGCGGCACCACGGCGACGCGGAAGTACGCGGCCTCGATCTGACCGACCTCGCGGTCAACGTACGGACCGGCACACCCCCGGACTGGCTGAGGCAGCGGATAGCCGCGTCGCTGGGTTCGCTGGCCGCCTACCCCGACGGACGGCCGGCGCGGACGGCGGTCGCCGGGCGGCACGGGCTGCCCGAGGAAAGGGTCCTGCTCACGGCGGGCGCGGCCGAGGCGTTCGTACTGATCGCGCGGGCGCTGCCCGCCCGGCGGCCGGTCGTCGTGCATCCGCAGTTCACCGAGCCCGAGGCGGCACTGCGCGCGGCGGGGCGCGAGGTCGGGCGGGTGGTGCTGCGCCCGGAGGACGGCTTCCGGCTGGATCCGGCGGCGGTGCCGGAGGACGCGGATCTGGTGGTGGTCGGCAATCCGACCAACCCGACCTCCGTGCTGCATCCCGCGGGCGTGCTGGAGCAACTGGCGCGGCCCGGGCGGACGCTGGTGGTCGATGAGGCGTTCATGGACGCCGTGCCGGGAGAACGCGAGGCGCTGTGTGCCCGCCAGGACGTTCCCGGGCTGGTCGTGCTGCGCAGCCTGACCAAGACCTGGGGCCTCGCCGGCCTGCGGATCGGTTACGTACTGGCCGAACCGGCCACGGTCGCCCTGCTGCAGGAGGCACAGCCGCTGTGGCCGGTGTCCTCCCCCGCGCTGGCGGCGGCGGAGGCGTGCATGGAGCCGCGTGCGCTGGTCGAGGCGGCGGACGCGGCGGACCGGGTCACGGTGGACCGGGCGCATCTGCTGGCCGGACTGGCGGAGTTCAGCGAGGTACAGGTGGTGGAGCCGGCTGCCGGGCCGTTCGTGCTGCTGCGGCTCCAGCGGGCGGACGAGGTGCGGGAGCTGCTGCGCTCGCGTGGGTTCGCCGCGCGGCGCGGGGACACGTTCCCGGGGCTGGGCAGGGAGTGGCTGAGGATCGCCGTACGCGACCGTGTGACGACCAACAGATTCCTGCAGGCGCTCGACCTGGCCCTTCAGGGACTGCCCCGGAGAGCCGTCGGCTGA
- a CDS encoding ZIP family metal transporter codes for MAVFVALGAFLMTLAGGWVAQRVSDRRHLVLGFAGGLMLGVVGLDLLPEAVEAAGGVVFGVPAALLLFVGGFLTAHLVERSLAVRQAAHGAGEERVPQVGLTAAAAMVGHSLMDGIALGAAFQIGGGMGAAVALAVITHDFADGFNTYTITSLYGNARRKALLMLYADALAPIVGAATTLLFTLPEELLGCYLGFFGGALLYLAAAEILPEAHHDHPARSTLLCTVAGVGFIWLVVGIAE; via the coding sequence ATGGCGGTATTCGTCGCGCTCGGCGCGTTCCTGATGACCCTCGCGGGCGGCTGGGTCGCGCAGCGCGTCAGCGACCGCCGGCACCTCGTGCTCGGTTTCGCCGGCGGACTGATGCTGGGCGTCGTCGGTCTCGATCTGCTGCCCGAGGCGGTGGAGGCCGCAGGCGGCGTGGTCTTCGGTGTCCCCGCCGCCCTGCTGCTGTTCGTGGGAGGTTTCCTGACGGCCCATCTCGTCGAGCGTTCGCTGGCCGTACGCCAGGCGGCACACGGGGCGGGCGAGGAACGGGTGCCGCAGGTCGGGCTGACCGCTGCGGCCGCGATGGTCGGCCACAGCCTGATGGACGGCATCGCGCTCGGCGCCGCGTTCCAGATCGGCGGCGGAATGGGAGCCGCCGTCGCACTCGCCGTCATCACCCACGACTTCGCCGACGGGTTCAACACGTACACGATCACCAGCCTCTACGGGAACGCCCGCCGCAAGGCCCTCCTGATGCTGTACGCGGACGCCCTGGCCCCGATCGTGGGCGCGGCGACCACCCTGCTGTTCACCCTTCCGGAGGAACTGCTCGGCTGCTATCTCGGCTTCTTCGGCGGGGCGCTGCTGTACCTCGCAGCGGCCGAGATCCTCCCGGAGGCGCACCACGACCACCCGGCCCGCTCCACGCTGCTGTGCACGGTCGCGGGGGTGGGCTTCATCTGGCTGGTGGTCGGCATCGCGGAGTGA